One Sphingobium sp. Z007 genomic region harbors:
- a CDS encoding FadR/GntR family transcriptional regulator has product MASSPSPKPSFAPIKTRRAFEVICEQIREQLAAGTLKAGDKLPAERELAVEFQVSRSALREALRSLEVAGIIRNVKGAKGGAFVQTAEPDRIVQAMQDYVHLGDISLGELTEARLALQDIIVQLACERATETDLADLEAIAERTKRETSVEARYQCAAEYYGVLARATKNRIFGIFVDSLSTILHEFVQGPDYETLQQSLIESRFRLVRQLRARDSKAAVAEMRKHLERVHRHVRKNSKAAARG; this is encoded by the coding sequence ATGGCATCGTCCCCATCCCCCAAACCCAGTTTCGCCCCTATCAAGACGCGCCGCGCGTTCGAGGTGATCTGTGAACAGATCCGTGAGCAATTGGCGGCGGGCACGCTCAAGGCGGGGGATAAACTGCCTGCCGAACGGGAATTGGCGGTCGAATTCCAGGTCAGTCGCAGCGCGTTGCGAGAGGCGCTGCGCAGTCTGGAGGTTGCGGGGATCATCCGCAATGTGAAGGGGGCGAAAGGCGGGGCGTTTGTGCAAACGGCTGAGCCGGACCGGATTGTGCAGGCGATGCAGGATTATGTGCATCTGGGCGACATTTCGCTGGGCGAACTGACCGAGGCGCGGTTGGCTTTGCAGGACATCATCGTGCAGTTGGCGTGTGAGCGGGCGACTGAGACGGACCTGGCCGACCTGGAGGCGATCGCCGAGCGGACCAAGCGGGAAACGAGCGTCGAGGCGCGATACCAATGCGCGGCGGAATATTATGGCGTACTGGCGCGGGCGACCAAGAACCGCATCTTCGGCATCTTCGTCGATTCCCTGTCGACGATCCTGCATGAATTCGTGCAGGGACCGGATTATGAGACGTTGCAGCAGTCATTGATCGAATCCCGTTTCCGGCTGGTGCGGCAATTGCGAGCGAGAGACAGCAAGGCGGCGGTGGCGGAGATGCGCAAGCATCTGGAACGGGTGCATCGCCATGTCCGCAAGAACAGCAAGGCGGCGGCTAGGGGCTGA
- a CDS encoding NAD(P)-dependent oxidoreductase, whose amino-acid sequence MVTGSSGKIGREAVRALKAAGHRVVGLDLKGGTIDGIRTVEVDCTDFGQVMGAFSGVDTMAKPNAIVHLAGIPMPGLASDADIFQVNTLSTYNVFSACARLGIHRVIWASSETVLGLPFATPPAYLPLDEDAPDLPNWSYSLSKHLGETMADQFVRWHPAMAIASLRFSNVFDAPDYAARDAIEARPDARKLNLWAYVDARDCGQVCRLAVEAPLSGHQRMIIAAADTVVSVPSGELAARYFPGTPIRDGFDGNASFLSSARAGELIGYHSNYSWQGR is encoded by the coding sequence ATGGTAACAGGCAGCTCGGGGAAGATCGGTCGCGAAGCCGTCCGGGCGCTCAAGGCGGCGGGCCACAGGGTTGTTGGCCTCGACCTCAAGGGCGGAACCATCGACGGGATTCGCACGGTCGAGGTGGATTGCACCGACTTCGGGCAGGTGATGGGCGCCTTTTCCGGCGTCGACACCATGGCAAAGCCCAACGCGATCGTGCATCTGGCGGGCATCCCGATGCCCGGCCTCGCCAGCGACGCGGACATATTCCAGGTCAATACGCTCTCGACCTATAATGTCTTTTCCGCCTGCGCCCGTCTGGGCATCCATCGCGTGATATGGGCGTCAAGCGAAACGGTGCTGGGCCTGCCATTCGCCACGCCGCCCGCCTATCTGCCGCTGGACGAAGATGCCCCTGACCTTCCCAACTGGTCCTATTCGCTGTCCAAACATCTGGGTGAGACGATGGCCGATCAATTCGTGCGCTGGCATCCGGCGATGGCGATCGCGTCGCTGCGCTTTTCCAATGTGTTCGATGCACCGGATTATGCCGCGCGCGACGCGATCGAAGCACGGCCGGATGCACGAAAGTTGAATCTTTGGGCCTATGTCGACGCGCGCGACTGCGGCCAGGTGTGCCGACTAGCGGTGGAGGCACCATTGTCAGGCCATCAGCGGATGATCATCGCGGCGGCGGATACCGTGGTGAGCGTGCCAAGCGGCGAACTGGCTGCGCGCTATTTCCCTGGTACGCCGATCAGGGACGGATTTGACGGCAATGCCTCCTTCCTGTCCTCGGCGCGAGCAGGTGAACTGATCGGCTACCATTCAAACTATAGCTGGCAGGGACGATAA
- a CDS encoding electron transfer flavoprotein subunit alpha/FixB family protein, translating to MKTLVWVEHEGGDVKDATLSAITAAAKLGEVHLLVAGEGVDGVAAAAAQIAGVGKVHVADDAAYAHALAENIAPLVVELMGHHDAFIAPATSNGKNIAPRVAALLDVMQISDILSVEGEDTFTRPIYAGNAIATVKSKDAKKVITVRGTAFEKAAREGGSGTVEAVASTGDKGLSSFVGAEIAKLERPELTSAKIIVSGGRALKDGPTFEEVIYPLADKLGAAVGASRAAVDAGYVPNDYQVGQTGKIVAPEVYVAVGISGAIQHLAGMKDSKTIIAINKDEDAPIFQVADIGLVGDLFKIVPELTSKL from the coding sequence ATGAAGACGCTTGTATGGGTTGAACATGAGGGCGGCGACGTCAAGGACGCGACCCTCTCCGCCATCACCGCGGCGGCCAAGCTGGGCGAAGTGCATCTGCTGGTGGCAGGCGAGGGCGTCGATGGCGTTGCCGCCGCCGCTGCGCAGATTGCCGGTGTGGGCAAGGTGCATGTCGCTGACGATGCGGCCTATGCCCATGCGCTCGCCGAGAATATCGCGCCGCTGGTCGTCGAACTGATGGGGCATCATGACGCTTTCATCGCGCCCGCCACTAGCAACGGCAAGAATATCGCGCCGCGCGTCGCAGCTCTGCTCGACGTGATGCAGATCAGCGATATCCTGTCGGTCGAGGGCGAAGACACGTTCACTCGGCCGATTTATGCGGGCAATGCAATTGCTACGGTCAAGAGCAAGGACGCCAAGAAGGTCATCACCGTTCGCGGTACGGCTTTTGAGAAGGCGGCTCGCGAGGGCGGCTCGGGGACGGTGGAAGCGGTGGCTTCGACCGGGGACAAGGGGCTGTCGTCCTTTGTCGGGGCGGAGATCGCCAAGCTGGAACGGCCGGAGCTGACCAGCGCCAAGATCATCGTGTCAGGTGGTCGGGCGCTCAAGGATGGGCCGACGTTCGAGGAGGTCATCTATCCGCTCGCCGACAAGCTCGGCGCTGCGGTCGGGGCGAGCCGGGCGGCGGTCGATGCGGGCTATGTGCCCAACGACTATCAGGTCGGACAGACCGGCAAGATCGTCGCGCCGGAAGTCTATGTTGCGGTCGGCATTTCCGGGGCGATCCAGCATTTGGCGGGGATGAAGGACAGCAAGACCATCATCGCCATCAACAAGGATGAGGATGCGCCGATCTTCCAGGTGGCGGATATCGGTCTGGTGGGTGATCTGTTCAAGATCGTGCCGGAGCTGACCAGCAAATTGTGA
- a CDS encoding electron transfer flavoprotein subunit beta/FixA family protein, whose amino-acid sequence MKILVPVKRVIDYNVKPRVKADGTGVDLANVKMSMNPFDEIAVEEAIRLKEKGVATEVIAVSIGVAKAQETLRTSLAMGADRAILIQTDEEVEPLAVAKLLAKVQEEEGAGLIILGKQAIDDDSNQTGQMLAALLNLPQGTFASKVEVEGDSVSVTREVDGGLETVKLSTPAIITTDLRLNEPRYASLPNIMKAKSKPLAQKTPADYGVDIGARLETLKVVEPPKRTAGVKVADVDELVAKLKAMGVAA is encoded by the coding sequence ATGAAGATCCTTGTGCCCGTGAAGCGGGTCATTGATTATAATGTGAAGCCGCGCGTGAAGGCGGACGGTACGGGCGTCGATCTGGCGAACGTCAAGATGAGCATGAACCCGTTTGACGAGATCGCGGTCGAAGAAGCCATCCGCCTGAAGGAAAAGGGCGTGGCGACCGAAGTGATCGCCGTGTCCATCGGCGTCGCCAAGGCGCAGGAAACGCTGCGGACATCGCTCGCCATGGGTGCCGACCGCGCGATCCTGATCCAGACCGATGAAGAGGTCGAACCGCTGGCCGTGGCCAAGCTGCTCGCCAAGGTGCAGGAAGAGGAAGGCGCTGGCCTGATCATCCTGGGCAAGCAGGCGATCGACGATGACAGCAACCAGACCGGCCAGATGCTGGCGGCGCTGCTGAACCTGCCGCAGGGCACGTTTGCGTCGAAGGTCGAGGTCGAAGGCGACAGCGTGTCGGTGACGCGCGAAGTCGATGGCGGGCTGGAGACGGTGAAGCTGTCGACCCCGGCGATCATCACCACCGACCTGCGCTTGAACGAGCCGCGCTATGCGTCGTTGCCCAACATCATGAAGGCGAAATCCAAGCCGCTCGCGCAGAAGACGCCCGCCGACTATGGCGTGGATATCGGCGCACGGCTGGAGACGCTGAAGGTGGTTGAACCACCCAAGCGCACCGCTGGTGTCAAGGTTGCCGATGTCGATGAACTGGTTGCCAAACTCAAGGCCATGGGAGTTGCCGCATGA
- a CDS encoding CaiB/BaiF CoA-transferase family protein — MVEAMAEESGAATEGALDGVRVLDFTSVMAGPFATRMMADLGAEVIKVESLEGDQVRARPPQREGFSAYFGNLNAGKQSIACNLKSPEIVALIKQLIGTCDIMVENFRPGVMARFGLDFAALHKANPRLIYCSISGYGQTGPKALSPAYAPVIHAASGFDMVNLRYQDGADRPATSGVFIADVLGGTHAFGAIQAALYQREKTGAGQHIDLSMLEAMVGMLVFETQEAQFPGDARRPLYTPLKTNDGFIMVAPTSPRNFEQLTEAVGHPEWRDDPRFLTNADRNANWATLLGLTEEWTLERSAEETEAILSCFGVPCGRYREIDELLDDPQLESRGAFAEISDGAGSFKVPNPPFRMSGSRVEARNYVARLGEEGAEILGGLGVDEAALAALRAQGDLL, encoded by the coding sequence GTGGTTGAGGCTATGGCGGAAGAGAGCGGGGCGGCGACGGAGGGCGCGCTGGATGGCGTGCGGGTGCTGGATTTCACCAGCGTCATGGCTGGGCCGTTCGCGACGCGGATGATGGCCGACTTGGGGGCCGAAGTCATCAAGGTGGAGTCGCTGGAAGGTGACCAGGTGCGCGCGCGCCCGCCGCAACGAGAGGGCTTCAGCGCCTATTTCGGCAATCTCAATGCAGGCAAACAGAGCATTGCCTGCAACCTCAAATCGCCGGAGATCGTCGCGCTCATCAAGCAGTTGATCGGGACCTGCGACATAATGGTGGAGAATTTTCGGCCCGGCGTCATGGCGCGGTTCGGGCTGGATTTCGCCGCGCTGCATAAGGCCAATCCGCGGCTCATTTACTGCTCGATCTCCGGCTATGGCCAGACCGGGCCGAAGGCGCTGTCCCCGGCCTATGCGCCGGTGATCCATGCGGCCAGCGGGTTCGACATGGTCAATCTGCGCTATCAGGACGGCGCGGACCGGCCCGCGACCAGCGGCGTCTTCATCGCTGACGTGCTGGGCGGCACCCATGCCTTCGGCGCGATCCAGGCGGCGCTGTATCAGCGCGAAAAGACGGGCGCGGGCCAGCATATCGACCTGTCGATGCTGGAGGCGATGGTGGGGATGCTGGTCTTCGAGACGCAGGAGGCGCAGTTCCCCGGCGACGCCCGTCGCCCGCTCTACACCCCGCTCAAGACTAACGACGGTTTCATCATGGTCGCGCCGACCAGCCCGCGCAATTTCGAGCAATTGACAGAAGCGGTCGGCCATCCCGAATGGCGCGACGATCCTCGCTTCCTGACCAATGCCGATCGCAACGCCAATTGGGCGACGTTGCTGGGGCTGACCGAAGAGTGGACGCTGGAGCGCAGCGCGGAGGAGACCGAAGCGATACTGTCGTGCTTTGGCGTACCATGCGGGCGTTATCGCGAGATCGACGAATTGCTGGACGATCCGCAACTAGAGTCGCGGGGCGCCTTTGCCGAAATCAGCGACGGGGCCGGGAGCTTCAAGGTGCCCAATCCGCCGTTCCGCATGAGCGGATCGCGGGTCGAGGCGCGCAATTATGTCGCGCGACTGGGTGAAGAGGGCGCGGAGATATTGGGCGGGCTGGGCGTGGACGAGGCTGCGCTCGCCGCGCTACGGGCGCAGGGCGACCTGCTGTAA
- a CDS encoding acyl-CoA dehydrogenase family protein: protein MDFELPDDIKEFCDVTRAIVRDLLPYEAEFQATGKVPPIVRQTLVDNGYFGLSLPEEYGGLGLGALAQAAVQIELARLPPQFWTELRPLMGPGARNIVYHASEAQKQQLIPGMVSGEIPIAFALTEPNSGSDPGSMRTTATRNADGWVINGSKTYISNGKNAKYVIVYAYTDKAAGPRGGISAFLMPADTPGFAVTGTIELMGTATPGVYELTFDECQLPADALLGEEGRGFHYALEGLNEGRMNVGATAVGMGEYALELAIEESKQRPAFGGVISDFQAIRHYIATMATDMRAARLILLDACWRYDQGEKKRELASMAKLFCTEAGSRTVDTAVQIFGGSGYCRGFAIERLYRDIRITRIYEGSSEIQKNTIARELLR, encoded by the coding sequence ATGGACTTTGAACTGCCCGACGACATCAAGGAATTTTGCGACGTCACCCGCGCCATCGTGCGCGACCTGCTCCCTTATGAAGCGGAATTTCAGGCCACCGGCAAAGTCCCGCCGATCGTGCGACAAACGCTGGTCGACAATGGCTATTTCGGCCTGTCTTTGCCGGAAGAATATGGCGGCCTGGGCCTTGGCGCACTCGCGCAGGCGGCGGTGCAGATCGAACTCGCCCGCCTTCCTCCCCAATTCTGGACCGAATTGCGCCCGCTAATGGGTCCGGGCGCGCGCAACATCGTCTATCATGCCTCGGAAGCACAAAAGCAGCAGCTGATCCCCGGCATGGTGTCGGGCGAAATCCCGATCGCCTTTGCCCTCACCGAACCCAATAGCGGGTCCGATCCGGGCTCGATGCGCACCACCGCCACCCGCAACGCCGACGGCTGGGTCATCAACGGTTCCAAAACCTATATTTCCAACGGCAAGAACGCCAAATATGTGATCGTCTATGCCTATACCGACAAGGCCGCCGGGCCACGCGGCGGCATTTCCGCCTTCCTGATGCCCGCCGACACGCCCGGCTTTGCTGTCACCGGCACGATCGAACTGATGGGCACCGCGACGCCCGGCGTCTATGAACTGACCTTCGACGAATGCCAGTTGCCCGCCGACGCCCTGCTCGGCGAAGAAGGGCGCGGCTTCCACTATGCGCTCGAAGGCTTGAACGAGGGCCGCATGAATGTCGGCGCGACCGCCGTCGGCATGGGCGAATACGCGCTGGAACTGGCGATCGAGGAATCGAAACAGCGCCCCGCCTTTGGCGGCGTCATCTCGGACTTCCAAGCGATCCGCCACTATATCGCCACCATGGCCACCGACATGCGCGCTGCCCGCTTGATCCTGCTCGACGCCTGCTGGCGCTATGACCAGGGCGAAAAGAAACGCGAACTCGCCTCCATGGCCAAGCTCTTCTGCACCGAAGCGGGCAGCCGCACGGTCGACACCGCGGTCCAGATTTTCGGTGGATCAGGCTATTGCCGGGGCTTTGCGATCGAGCGGCTCTATCGCGACATTCGGATTACGCGGATTTACGAGGGATCGTCGGAGATTCAGAAGAACACGATCGCACGGGAGTTGTTGCGATAA